A single window of Hymenobacter sp. APR13 DNA harbors:
- a CDS encoding PspC domain-containing protein — protein sequence MKKNISINLQGMIFHIEEDGYEVLSRYLAEVKAHFSGYRGHEEIVADIEGRIAELFAARLSGLKQVITLDDVEAMTAKMGRVSDFQSADDAEEEEELLAEAVASGSAQGTYADGTAGAGRRAKSGPETADTAQAAPRQMYRDMAHRKVAGVAAGLAHYFGTNPLWIRIALLVLLLAVPAAFDDTPLNQFGERVAGITVLAYIILWVVLPKRYDTTDPDTDPAFKKLYRDTDNGKVGGVSAGLAAYLRVDVVVVRIAFLLLLIAGSLGFWLYIILWILLPEAKTASDKLRMRGDAVTLSALDENLRNNPYAAGSETSPVNNRPVGTFLEDSFSNVRPVINGIGSLIRVVAGGIMALTGFAILLSVVIALGIGLGLISSSDNLDFGPLQPFLLFNDISVWAVLSFFLLTAIPALALMLSGLGLLLRRSVLSRTASLTLLGLWLLGIVGSSVAGIRVGREFQREEEITQTTTLDRLSSPRLVLERRQLNNDKWVDLDLVGIDSAQAPRLERIIAAKGATDSLARRTAATSTSHNVRVLNDSTLSVDDHFTYQPNARFRDQQMRLRLLMPRGRTFRMSETFADWLDSDNYVNGREPQRPENEVFRMQGNKVECLSCSADDLREQDASNSDDEDYNDGRDDSDVKLSFDRVRSINADEDAYGSGRESFNETDFNEVNIVGGYRAIIRQGSTYTVRAAGDDRTLRDLKVTRDGRELTISPRNRDLFDSRSGDQDQVLLIIELPELNNLSLVGGTHAEVSGFNSGDLRVTQAGGSKLRLTGTLQQLQLELAGGCQAALQGSADELKVDGAGACEVAAAEFTARRADIDAVGATKVRLHVTDELRAEAIGASLIEYSGKPTTIRREALGAASVRSVE from the coding sequence ATGAAAAAGAACATCAGCATCAACCTTCAGGGCATGATCTTCCACATTGAGGAGGATGGCTACGAAGTGCTTAGCCGCTACCTGGCGGAAGTGAAAGCCCACTTCAGCGGCTACCGCGGCCACGAGGAAATTGTGGCCGACATCGAAGGCCGCATTGCCGAGCTCTTCGCCGCCCGCCTCTCCGGCCTCAAGCAGGTCATCACGCTGGACGACGTGGAGGCCATGACGGCCAAAATGGGCCGGGTGAGCGACTTTCAGAGCGCCGACGACGCCGAAGAAGAGGAAGAACTGCTGGCCGAGGCCGTAGCTAGCGGCTCGGCCCAGGGCACCTACGCCGACGGCACTGCCGGTGCCGGCCGCCGCGCCAAGTCCGGCCCCGAAACCGCCGATACCGCCCAGGCCGCGCCCCGGCAGATGTACCGCGACATGGCTCACCGCAAGGTGGCTGGGGTGGCAGCCGGGCTGGCGCACTACTTCGGCACCAACCCGCTCTGGATTCGGATTGCCCTGCTGGTGTTGCTGCTGGCCGTGCCCGCAGCGTTCGACGATACGCCCCTCAACCAGTTTGGCGAGCGGGTAGCGGGTATCACGGTGCTGGCCTACATCATTCTGTGGGTGGTGCTGCCCAAACGCTACGACACCACCGACCCCGACACCGACCCGGCGTTTAAGAAGCTCTACCGCGACACCGACAACGGCAAGGTCGGCGGGGTTTCGGCCGGGCTGGCGGCTTACCTGCGGGTAGATGTGGTGGTGGTGCGCATTGCCTTCCTGCTGCTGCTCATTGCCGGCAGCCTGGGCTTCTGGCTCTACATCATCCTGTGGATTCTCTTGCCGGAGGCGAAAACCGCCTCCGACAAGCTCCGCATGCGCGGCGACGCCGTCACGCTCTCGGCCCTGGATGAAAACCTGCGCAACAACCCCTACGCCGCCGGTTCGGAGACTAGCCCCGTCAACAACCGGCCCGTGGGCACGTTCCTGGAAGACTCGTTCAGCAACGTGCGGCCCGTCATCAATGGCATTGGCTCGCTGATCCGGGTGGTGGCCGGCGGCATCATGGCCCTCACCGGCTTTGCCATCCTGCTGAGCGTGGTTATTGCGCTGGGCATCGGCCTGGGGCTGATTTCCTCTTCCGACAACCTGGATTTCGGCCCGCTGCAGCCCTTCCTGCTCTTCAATGACATTTCAGTGTGGGCCGTGCTTTCCTTCTTCCTGCTCACGGCCATTCCGGCGCTGGCCCTGATGCTGTCGGGCCTGGGGCTGCTGCTGCGCCGCTCCGTGCTGAGCCGCACGGCGTCGCTCACGCTGCTGGGCTTGTGGCTGCTGGGCATCGTGGGTAGCTCGGTGGCCGGCATCCGGGTGGGCCGCGAGTTTCAGCGCGAAGAGGAAATCACCCAGACCACCACGCTCGACCGCCTCAGCAGCCCTCGCCTGGTGCTGGAGCGCCGGCAGCTCAACAACGACAAGTGGGTGGACCTCGACCTAGTAGGCATCGACAGTGCCCAGGCCCCGCGCCTGGAGCGCATCATCGCCGCCAAGGGCGCTACCGATTCGCTGGCCCGCCGCACGGCAGCCACCTCCACCAGCCACAATGTGCGCGTCCTCAACGACTCGACCCTGAGCGTGGACGACCACTTCACCTACCAGCCCAACGCCCGCTTCCGCGACCAGCAGATGCGCCTGCGCCTGCTAATGCCCCGCGGCCGCACCTTCCGCATGAGCGAGACGTTTGCCGACTGGCTTGATTCCGACAACTACGTGAACGGCCGCGAGCCCCAGCGCCCCGAAAACGAGGTATTCCGCATGCAGGGCAACAAGGTGGAGTGCCTCAGCTGCTCCGCCGATGACCTGCGCGAGCAGGACGCCTCCAACTCCGACGACGAAGACTACAACGACGGCCGCGACGACTCCGACGTGAAACTGAGCTTTGACCGCGTGCGGTCCATCAACGCCGACGAGGACGCCTACGGCTCCGGGCGGGAGAGCTTCAACGAAACCGACTTCAACGAGGTCAACATCGTGGGCGGCTACCGGGCCATCATCCGGCAGGGCAGCACCTACACCGTGCGCGCCGCCGGCGACGACCGCACCCTGCGCGACCTGAAAGTCACCCGCGACGGCCGCGAGCTGACCATCAGCCCCCGCAACCGCGACCTGTTCGATTCCCGCAGCGGCGACCAGGACCAAGTGCTGCTCATCATTGAGCTGCCCGAGCTGAACAACCTGAGTTTGGTTGGCGGCACCCACGCCGAGGTTAGCGGCTTCAATTCCGGAGACCTTCGCGTCACGCAGGCTGGGGGCAGCAAGCTGCGCCTGACCGGCACGCTGCAGCAGCTGCAGCTGGAGCTGGCCGGCGGCTGCCAGGCCGCCCTGCAGGGCAGCGCCGACGAGCTGAAAGTAGACGGCGCCGGCGCCTGCGAAGTGGCCGCCGCCGAGTTCACCGCCCGCCGCGCCGACATCGACGCGGTAGGTGCCACCAAGGTGCGCCTGCACGTGACGGATGAGCTGCGGGCCGAGGCCATCGGCGCCAGCCTCATCGAGTACAGCGGCAAGCCTACTACCATCCGCCGCGAAGCGCTGGGGGCTGCCTCCGTCCGCAGCGTGGAGTAG
- a CDS encoding PadR family transcriptional regulator yields MKVENTQVQMRKGILEFCILEIIARGEVYASDMLEELTAARMIVVEGTLYPLLTRLKNAGLLDYTWKESTSGPPRKYYTLTPDGQEFLHQLRLTWEEVQDSIRIIRQKPHAPAAATPAPLTVAPPDAPSPPDALL; encoded by the coding sequence ATGAAAGTCGAGAACACCCAAGTGCAGATGCGGAAGGGCATCCTGGAGTTCTGCATTCTGGAAATCATTGCCCGCGGGGAGGTGTATGCGTCTGATATGCTCGAAGAGCTCACTGCTGCCCGCATGATTGTGGTGGAAGGCACGCTCTACCCGCTGCTGACGCGCCTCAAAAACGCGGGCCTGCTGGACTACACCTGGAAGGAATCCACCTCCGGCCCACCCCGCAAGTACTACACCCTCACGCCCGACGGCCAGGAGTTTCTGCACCAGCTGCGCCTGACCTGGGAGGAAGTCCAGGACTCCATCCGCATCATCCGTCAGAAACCGCACGCCCCGGCCGCCGCCACGCCGGCCCCGCTCACGGTAGCCCCGCCGGACGCGCCCTCTCCTCCTGACGCGCTGCTCTAA
- a CDS encoding PorV/PorQ family protein — MSHIFRIAPVVLGVGGLLALSSQRAVAQDTTPKYSNEFLNIGVGGRALGMGKVQVSLANDATAGYWNPAGLLDQKAKYDAVLMHSELFSGIVKNDYGAFSMPLDDKSAIGVSVVRLGVDDIADTRDLINEYGYIQYDRIRYFSVADYALMLSYARRLGNIEGLKVGANAKVIYRNIGEFANAWGFGIDAGVQYDKGNWRLGLMARDITTTVNAWSINSDKLRPIAGDSTGSSVPKGSTEVTLPRFVLGVGRLVKLPGEFTALAAVDLDLTTDGQRNTLVSGKLVSIDPRAGLEIGYKNLVFLRGGVSNVQKIQAFSGSEEWKVQPSLGVGVALSGLRLDVALSQLAIEKLAGRTQTNNIIVSLGYGIK; from the coding sequence ATGTCGCACATTTTCCGTATTGCTCCTGTAGTGCTGGGGGTTGGTGGGTTGCTGGCGCTGTCTTCGCAGCGGGCCGTTGCCCAGGACACCACGCCCAAGTACAGCAACGAATTCCTCAACATCGGTGTCGGGGGCCGCGCCCTGGGCATGGGCAAAGTGCAGGTCAGCCTGGCCAACGATGCCACCGCCGGCTACTGGAACCCAGCCGGCCTGCTCGACCAGAAAGCCAAGTACGATGCCGTGCTCATGCACTCCGAGCTGTTTTCGGGCATCGTGAAAAACGACTACGGCGCCTTCTCCATGCCCCTCGACGACAAAAGCGCCATCGGCGTGAGCGTCGTGCGTCTGGGCGTCGACGACATTGCCGACACCCGGGACCTGATCAACGAGTACGGCTACATCCAGTACGACCGGATCCGGTACTTCTCGGTGGCCGACTACGCCCTGATGCTGTCGTATGCGCGGCGCCTCGGCAACATTGAGGGCCTGAAAGTGGGGGCCAACGCCAAGGTCATCTACCGCAACATCGGCGAGTTTGCCAACGCCTGGGGCTTCGGCATCGACGCGGGCGTGCAGTACGACAAAGGCAACTGGCGCCTCGGCCTTATGGCCCGCGACATCACCACCACCGTCAACGCCTGGTCCATCAACTCCGACAAGCTGCGCCCCATTGCCGGCGACTCTACCGGCAGCAGCGTGCCCAAGGGCAGTACCGAAGTCACGCTGCCCCGCTTTGTGCTGGGCGTAGGCCGCTTGGTGAAGCTGCCCGGCGAATTCACAGCCCTGGCTGCCGTGGATCTGGACCTGACCACCGACGGGCAGCGCAACACGCTGGTATCGGGCAAGCTGGTGAGCATCGATCCGCGCGCCGGCCTGGAAATCGGCTACAAAAACCTGGTATTCCTGCGCGGTGGCGTGAGCAACGTGCAGAAGATCCAGGCCTTCTCGGGCTCCGAGGAGTGGAAGGTGCAGCCCAGCCTGGGCGTAGGCGTGGCCCTGAGCGGCCTGCGGCTGGATGTGGCCCTGTCGCAGCTGGCCATTGAGAAGCTGGCCGGCCGCACCCAAACCAACAACATTATTGTTTCGCTGGGTTACGGCATCAAATAA